In Asanoa sp. WMMD1127, one genomic interval encodes:
- a CDS encoding cell wall protein, producing MSNRIDRRRLLSTAVLGGAGLVGATTLGSLAPEAAFAAEAQQIEPGAPDPNFAEGRISKISGNTLLANGSDGVLHSIHVTNGTSIWKLYPTTFDQVAVGDGLYARGVRLADGTLAADSIWVNIVNLHAHIAAVGRNLLHLDHKGQRIVAHVVPGLSAAVYNSTPAVSDLSLLKVGRHVQVLGAWHPDTNEISIATVYAAA from the coding sequence ATGTCCAACAGGATTGACCGGCGGCGGCTGCTCAGCACCGCCGTGCTCGGCGGCGCCGGCCTGGTCGGCGCGACCACACTCGGCTCGCTCGCCCCCGAGGCGGCCTTCGCGGCCGAGGCGCAACAGATCGAGCCCGGCGCTCCGGACCCCAACTTCGCCGAGGGCCGGATCAGCAAGATAAGCGGCAACACGTTGCTGGCCAACGGTTCCGACGGCGTGCTGCACTCGATCCACGTCACCAACGGCACCAGCATCTGGAAGCTCTATCCCACCACCTTCGACCAGGTTGCTGTCGGCGACGGCCTCTACGCGCGCGGCGTCCGGCTCGCCGACGGCACCCTGGCCGCGGACTCGATCTGGGTCAACATCGTCAACCTGCATGCCCACATCGCCGCGGTGGGCCGCAACCTGCTGCACCTTGACCACAAAGGACAGCGGATCGTCGCGCACGTCGTACCCGGCCTGTCGGCGGCCGTCTACAACAGCACCCCCGCGGTCTCGGACCTGTCGCTGCTCAAGGTCGGCCGGCACGTGCAGGTGCTGGGCGCCTGGCACCCCGACACCAACGAGATCTCCATCGCGACCGTCTACGCGGCGGCCTGA
- a CDS encoding NAD(P)-dependent oxidoreductase, producing the protein MRVFVTGGTGALGRHLVPALVGAGHEVTATTRSPDKVEGLRAAGAEPVVVDALDREAVISAVLEAEPEVIVHQMTALSDMQSLRKLDEEFAATSELRTRGTDNLLAAAAEAGTRRVVAQGHNFIYERSGGPVKTEEDPLDQRPVRSAAQAMAAIRYVDDVVPNTVPEGIVLRYGTFYGGNPDADPMVSAVRKRQMPVVGGGTGVWSFIETGDGAAATLAAIERGEPGVYNIADDDPAPVKEWLPYLAEVAGAKPPRHLPAWLARPLAGEFVVTQMTEARGVSNAKAKRELDWRPRFPSWRDGFPAWVGS; encoded by the coding sequence ATGCGAGTCTTCGTTACCGGTGGGACTGGAGCGCTCGGCCGGCATCTTGTGCCGGCCCTGGTCGGTGCGGGCCATGAGGTCACCGCGACGACGCGGTCCCCGGACAAGGTCGAGGGGCTGCGCGCGGCGGGCGCGGAGCCGGTGGTCGTCGACGCGCTCGACCGGGAGGCGGTGATCAGCGCCGTGCTCGAGGCCGAGCCGGAGGTGATCGTGCACCAGATGACCGCCCTGTCCGACATGCAGAGCCTCCGCAAGCTCGACGAGGAGTTCGCGGCGACCAGCGAGCTGCGTACCCGCGGCACCGACAACCTGCTGGCGGCCGCGGCCGAGGCCGGCACCCGCCGGGTCGTGGCACAGGGCCACAACTTCATCTACGAGCGCTCGGGCGGCCCGGTGAAGACCGAGGAGGACCCGCTCGACCAGCGACCGGTGCGGTCCGCGGCGCAGGCGATGGCGGCGATCCGGTACGTGGACGACGTCGTGCCCAACACGGTGCCGGAAGGAATCGTGCTGCGGTACGGCACGTTCTACGGCGGGAACCCCGACGCGGATCCGATGGTGAGCGCCGTGCGGAAGCGGCAGATGCCCGTGGTCGGCGGCGGCACCGGGGTCTGGTCGTTCATCGAGACCGGCGACGGCGCCGCCGCGACCCTCGCCGCCATCGAGCGCGGCGAGCCCGGCGTCTACAACATCGCCGACGACGACCCGGCCCCGGTCAAGGAGTGGCTGCCCTACCTCGCCGAGGTCGCCGGCGCCAAACCGCCCCGGCACCTGCCGGCCTGGCTCGCCCGGCCGCTCGCCGGCGAGTTCGTGGTCACGCAGATGACGGAGGCCCGCGGGGTCTCCAACGCGAAGGCCAAGCGGGAGCTGGACTGGCGGCCCCGCTTCCCCAGCTGGCGGGACGGCTTCCCGGCCTGGGTCGGCTCCTGA